Within Halonatronomonas betaini, the genomic segment AAAAGGGAAAGATGTAATTACTGTAAACTAAAATATATAATTTTATATTTAGTAATGAATTTTTGAGGTATTTTAAAAGAGGGGTTACTAATGATTAAAGATTTATCAGAACTATTTGAAATAATTGAATCAGTAAATGCGATAATATGGGAGTATAATATTTTAGATGATAACTGGGATTATGTTTCACCTCAATCTCAAACGATTTTAGGATATAAACCTGAAGAATGGACAGATCTGGATTTTTGGGTAAATAGCATTCATCCTGAAGATAGAAATTGGGCTAAAGACTATTGTTTAAGTTGCACCCAAAAAGGAGAAGACCATATCTTTGAATATAGATTTAAGAAAAAAACTGGAGGTTATATCTGGCTAAGAGATGAAGTAGTTATAATTATGGAAGCTGGTTCACCTGTTAAATTAAGGGGACTTATGACAGATATAACAGAGTTAAAAGAACGAGAAAATAAAATTAAGTATTTGTTATATAGAGATAGTTTAACTGAATTATATAATCGTCGCTTTTTTGAAGAAGAAATTAAGCGACTTGATACTAAAAGACAACTCCCCTTAAGCATTATTATGGCAGATGTTAATGGTTTAAAACTTATTAATGATAGTCTAGGCCATGAAAAAGGAGACGAGCTACTTATAAAAACATCAAATTTATTGAAAGAGGTACTCAGAGAGGAAGACATTCTGGCTCGTCAGGGTGGAGACGAATTTGCAGTTTTACTCCCTAAAACAAACAAAGATGAAGCAGAGAAGATAGTATTAAGAATCAAGGAGAAATGTAGAGAAACTATTAATGAAGAAGTTGCTGTTTCGATTGGAATTGGGTTAGCTACTAAAATAAAACCTGAACAGGATATAAATGAAGTTTTAAGAGTGGCAGATAATATTATGTATCAGAGTAAATTGTCAGAAAGTAGAAGTACTAAAAGCAAGATAGTTCAGAGCCTTGTTAGTACTTTAGAGGTGAAAAGTAATGAAACAAAAGAACATGCTTTGCGAATGACTAAATTGGCCTTTGAATTTGGTGAAAAATTAGGTCTGACTAACTCTGAATTAAACAGACTTTCTCTGCTTTCTACTCTCCATGATATTGGAAAGATAACAATTTCAGAAAAAATATTAAAAAAACCTGAAGAGTTAACAGTTGAAGAATGGAAAATAATCAAAGAACACCCTGAAAGAGGCTATAAAATTGCAAATTCTTCTGAAGAATTTGCCTTAATTGCAGAAGAAATCTATGCTCATCATGAAAGATGGGATGGTAGTGGTTACCCCAAGAATTTAAGTGGAGAAGGTATTCCTTATTTAGCCAGGATTATTTCAATCATAGATGCCTACGATGTAATGACAAATGGAAGGCAATATAAAAAAGTTATGAGTCAAAAGGAAGCTTTACAGGAGATCAAAGCATGTTCAGGAAGTCAATTTGATCCAGAGCTGGCACCTTCTTTTATTGAAATGATGTAGGACACATAAGATATTATAATTATTATAGTTTTGTTTTATACAGATGGTTTAAGTTTAAACAAAATAATGTTGTTAATTAAAGTAGATTATACTTTATATAAATTTAATCTGAACAAAAATTAATTACTTTAAAAGCGGCAAAGCAGTTAATAATCATTTTTTAAGAAATGTTATAACAGGATAACAGGGAGCGATTTAATATGGAAGCAAATTATTTACAAAAGGAGTTATATGATTTAATCGACAACGATAAGAGTGTTTTTGATTTTATACAATCAGGTTCTTTAGATGGTATTTGGTATTGGGATTTAGAGAGTCCTGAAAATGAATGGATGAGCCCTAAATTCTGGAAAATACTTGGTTATAACCCAGATGAGAAAAAGCACTTAGCAAGTGAATGGCAAGATATTATTTTTCAAGAAGATTTAAAATTAGCCACAGAAAATTTAGAAAAGCACTGTGCAGATCCTGATCATCCCTATGATCAAATTGTACGATACAGGCATAAAAATGGTTCTACTATATGGATAAGGTGTAGAGGATTAGCTATTAGAGATGAGAACGGAAAAGCCATTCGTATGTTAGGAGCACATACAGATATCACTGACTTAAAAAGAACAGAAAAAGAAATTCATCGATTAAAAGAAGAATATAAAAAAGTATTTAATGGTACTCAAGACGCTATATTTTTAATGAGAGTTTTAGAAAATGGGGAATTTCGTTATGTTCGAAATAATCTTTCTCATCAAAATAAAACAGGCATTCTTCTGGAAGATATAAAGAATAAATCCCCGCAAGAATTACTTGGTAAAGAAAAGGGAGATATTGTTATAAAAAACTATAGAAAATGTCTTTCAGCCAGAGAAAGTATTACTTATGAAGAAGAACTAAATCTACCTGGTGGAGATCGAATTTGGCTAACAACATTAACTCCTATTATTAAAGGAAATAATGTTTCTCATATTGTAGGTTCAGCAACAGATATTACAGAAAGAAAAAGATTAGAATTAGAATTAGAGAAACATGCTAATTATGATAATCTAACTGGATTACCCAATAGAAAATTATTTTTTGAAGTACTAGATCGAAAGATATTAGAAAACGAAAGAGATAATAGGAAATTTGCTCTTCTTTTTATTGATTTAGATGGTTTTAAAGATATTAATGATAAATATGGCCATGAGGTTGGAGATGAAGTTTTAATTAAAGTAGGTGAGAAATTATTAAAGTGTATTAGAAAATCTGATACTGTTGCCCGAATGGGTGGAGATGAGTTTACAATTATATTGCGTAATATCAAAGATAAAACAACTGCTGAAAATCTTGTTAAGAAAATTCATACTGTGTTACAAGAAGTTATATATATAGGAGATAATGAATGCAACATTGGTTCTTCTATTGGTATTTCTATATATCCTGATCATGGTAAGGATAGCGAAACATTATTAAGGAATGCTGATTTATCAATGTATGAAATTAAAAGAAATGGAAAAAGTAGCTATAAGTTTTGTGTGACAACTTAATAAAAAAATTACTGTAAAAAGAGTTAGCGATCCATAACTGCATTGCCTCTTTTTTATTGAAATGATGGAGAGATAGTTATTATGCATTTTTTGATTCAGCTTTATAAAGTGAAAGGAGATTTCAAAGTGAAAACAGAGGTATTCTTAAGAGGAGAAGATGAATTTATAGAAGTTGCAATCACTGATTCTGCCAAGCCTGAAATTAGTGATGAATTTTTGAAAAAATGGCAGGATATTTTGGATATAATAGCTGATATCCTTGGAGTCTCTGCCGCTTTAGTAATGAGAATAACTTCAGATTCAATTGAAGTAGTATTAAAAAGTCAAAATGAGAGCAACCCATATAAAGCTGGAGCCAGTGAGAGTCTGGGTCATGGTCTTTACTGTGAGGCAGTAATTGCTCGAAATAAAGATTTATATATTAATAATGCCTTAAAAAATCAAGCCTGGAAGGATAACCCTGATCTTAGTTCAGATATGATTTCTTATTTTGGCTTACCAGTTAACTGGCCAGATAATGAAGTTTTCGGTACAGTTTGTATTCTTAATGACACCGAAATTAAACTAGATAACAATCAAAGAAAATTACTTAATGAATTCAGAAATGTTATTGAAGATAATTTAGACCTATTAGTTACCCAGCATGAATTAAGGAGTTTTTTTAATATCAAATCAGATCTGCTTTGTAAAACAAATATTGAGGGAGAGTTCATTAAAATTAATAGTTCCTGGGAAGATTTATTAGGTTATAAACCATCGGAAATGAAAAATATGAATTTTACAGATTTTATTCATCCTGATGATTTAGAATCTACCCAAAAAGCAATAGAAGTAATAAAAAATAATCAGGAAATAACTAATTTTGTTAATAGATTTAAAGATAAAGACGGAAGCTATCATTTTATTGAATGGAATTCTAAAGTTAATGGGAGCTACATTTATGCTGCAGCAAGAGATATTACTGAAAAAAAAGAGAAGGAAAGAAAGTTAAATCAAATCAAAGAATTATTAAAAAATTTAACTGACCAGGCTCCAGGAGCAATTTATCAATACCAATTGTTTCCTGATGGCAGCGCCTGCTTTCCTTATGCTTCTAAAGGGATTTATGAAATATATGAAGTAACTCCAGGTGAAGTAATGGAAGATGCTGAAAAAGCTTTTTCAAGGATTCATCCTGAAGATTATCAACAACTTGTTAATTCTATTAATGAATCAGCTGATAAATTAACTCCCTGGCATGACATATATAGAGTAGTTTTGCCCGAGCAGGGATTAAAATGGGTGGAAGGAAATGCAGTACCGGAAAAGTTAATTGATGGTAGTGTTTTGTGGCATGGGAATATAAGAGATATCACCGAACAAAAAATGCAACTTGAGTTTCAGAAAACACTTGCTGAAATATCATCAAATTTATTAGAGATTGATTCTTCTAATCTAGATCGAAAAATTGATCAATCTTTAATGAAAATTGGCAAGTTTTTTAATATTGATCGAAGCTATATCTTTCAGTTTTCAGAAGAAAATGCTACTGTTTCTAACACCCATGAGTGGTGTAGAGAAGGAATAAGATCGCAAAAGAATGAGTTGCAGAATATAAGAGTAGATCTTTTCCCCTGGGGTATGAAAAAATTAAGCAATAATGAAACTATTAACATAAAAAATGTAGAAAATATGAGTGGCAATCAAGAAGCTGAAAAGAAGTTATTGAAATATTTAAATTTAAAATCATTAGTGGTGATGCCAATTTTTATTGAAGATAAATTATTTGGTTTTTTTGGCTTTGATTCAGTTAAGGCTAAAAATGAGTTTTCCAATGAAGAACTAAGAATATTGAAGATATTTACTGATGTAATTACAAATGCATTTTCTAAATATATTGATGATGAAAGAATTCGGGAACTAACTTATAATGATGATCTAACTGGTCTTTATAATCGACGATTTTTTGAAAAAGAATTGGAGCGTTTAAATTCGAAAAGACAGCTTCCAGTTAGTATTATTGTGGCAGATATAAATGGACTAAAAATAATAAATGACAGTTTAGGTCATGAAAAAGGCGATCAACTGCTGGTTAAAAGTGCTGAAATATTAAAAGAAGTAACTAGACAAGAAGATATCCTGGCTCGCCAGGGTGGAGATGAGTTTGCACTCTTATTACCTCAGACCGAAAAAAGTGAAGCCGAAAAAATAATAAATAGAATAAAACAAAAATCTAAAGTGACAGAGTCAGAGGAATTAACAGTTTCAATGGCACTTGGTACTGCTTCCAAAACTGAAGTTGAACAAGATATATATGAAATTTTAAAAATAGCAGATAATGATATGTACCAGAACAAATTATCAGAAAGCAGAAGTACTAAAAGCAAAATAGTTCAGAGTCTGGTCAATACCCTGGAAGTAAAAAGTAATGAAACAAAAGAACATGCCTTACGGATGACAAAATTATCATTTGATTTTGGAGAGGAATTAGGATTATCTAATTCTGAAGTTAATAGGCTTTCACTGCTTTCAACCCTGCATGATATTGGTAAAACAACTATCGCAGAAAAAATATTAAAAAAATCAGGTGGCTTAACAGATGAAGAATGGAATATTATAAAAAGACATCCTGAAAGGGGCTATAGAATAGCAAATTCTTCTGAAGAGTTTGCCTTAGTTGCAGAAGAAATTTATGCCCACCATGAAAGATGGGATGGTTCAGGATACCCCAGACAATTAAGTGGGGAAGACATTCCTTACCTGGCCAGGATAATTTCTATTATAGATGCCTATGATGTTATGACCAATGGTCGACCATACAAGGATTCTATGAGTCAGAAAGAGGCTCTTAATGAGATAGAACGATGTGCTGGAAGTCAATTTGATCCAGACCTGGCTGCTTCTTTTATTGAAATGATGGTTCAAGAGTGATTATGAATTTGTAATCTTATTTATGTATTTATGCAGGACTTTGATAGTTTTTTATAGAAAATAATATAATGAATATTATTATTATTATTATTAAATTTTAAAATTAATGAAATCAGAGCCTCCATTTATGAAAGTCTTTGTTGCCAGTTAGAGCCAGGAGGACCCATATAATCCAGGGGATAAAGAGAAAATGGATGGCCTTTACTGTGAACATGTCATCAGGACAGGGTAGAGTTTAAATATTCCAAATGCTTTAAAAGATGAATTCTGGAAGAATAATCCTGACATTGAGTTAGGAATGATTTCTTATTACGGTCTCCCTGTTTACTGGCCAGAGGGAGAGGTTTTTGGCACAATTTGCATGACATTGGTAAAACCAAAATACCGGCAGAAATTTAAAAAAATTTATAGAAATAATTTAATAAGTAAGATTTAATAAAATGATAAGGAGGAAGTCATGGCTGAAGATTTAAGAGAGATAATTAAAAAACAGGAATTATTACTTGAAACAATAGATACTCAAATCTGGTATCTAATTGATGAAGAAACTTATGGCAAAGTAAATAAAGCACATGCAGATTTTTTAGGGCTTAATAAATCAGATATAGAACATAAAAAATTAAGGGAATTACTTTTAGAAGAGGAAGCTGAAATTTGCAGACAGGGCAATAAAGAGGTATTCAATAAAAAGAAAAAAATTGAAACTGAAGAGTGGGCAAAAAATAGCGAAGGTCAAAAGAAGCTGCTTTCGATAACCAAGAATCCTAAATTAAATGAACAAGAAGAAGTAGAGTATGTAGTATGTTCGGCGAAAGATATTACTGATATTAAGAAAAAAGAAGAGAAATTAAGAGATAACAAGAATCTATTATCTTCTATTTTAGAAGTACAAAATCAATTAGTAGCAGTTTTGAACCTTAAGGGAGAAATTATTAAATTCAATAAAGCCTGTGAGAAGTTAACAGGTTATAGTTTTGAAGAGGTGAGAAATAAAAAAATATGGGAAGTATTAATTAAAAAGAATGAAATAGAAGAGATAAAAAAGGTTTTTAGAAATCTGAAAGCAAAAAACTTTCCAAATAAACATGAAAATTACTGGAAAACAAAAACAGGGGAATTAAGATTAATTTCTTGGTCTAATAATGTAATACTTGACCAAAATAATGAGGTCAAGTATATAGTAGCTACTGGTGATGATATCACAGAAAAGTTATGGAAAGAAAGAATATTAAAGAAGAGTCAGCAAATTGCTAACGTAGGTAACTGGGTACTTAATCTTAACAAAAATATATTATTTTGGTCTGATGAAATTTATAGAATTTTCGGATTGAATCCTCAAGAATTTGAAGCTACATATGAAGCTTTTCTTGATACTATACACCCTGATGACCGCAAAAAAGTAAATAATGCATATACAACTTCTATTGAAAATAATGAGGATACATATGAAATTGAGCATAGAATTATAAAACATGATAATGGTCAAATTCGTTATGTGAAAGAAAAATGTGAGCATATAAAAAATGATGAGGGTGAGATAATACGTTCTTTAGGAATTGTTCAAGATATTACAGAACTTAAAGAGAAAGAAAAGGAAATAAAATATTTATTATATAAAGATCAATTAACAGATCTGTATAACCGAAGGTTTATAGAAGAAGAGATGAAAAGGCTGGATACCGAACGGCAACTGCCTATTAGCATTTTTATGGTTGATATTAACGGATTAAAACTTATTAATGATAGCCTTGGTCATCGAAAAGGCGATGAATTATTGGTTAAGACTGCTGATATTTTAAAAGAAGCATTCAGAGATGAGGATATAATTGCTCGATATGGAGGGGATGAATTCGTTATTTTATTGCCTCAGACAGATAGGAAAACTGCTCAAAAAGTTGTCGGAAGGATAAAAAGAAAATGCCAAAAATGCTCTGGAGATAATCTGGTTGTATCTTTAGGTGTAGGTTTGGCAACTAAAACTTCGGTTAAGGAAGATATTTTTGATATATTAAAAGAAGCTGATGATAAGATGTATCAGAATAAACTATTAACTAGTGAAAGCAAAAAAAATGATATTGTATCAGGATTATTAAATGCTTTAGGAGCTAAGAGTGATGAGACAAAAGAACATACAATGAGAATGACAAGGTTAGCCAATCGTTTAGGTGAAAGTATTGGAGCATCAGAAGAACAAAAAGACAAATTAACTCTTCTGGCCACTTTACATGATATCGGTAAAATTTCAATATCAGAAGAAATATTAACTAAGCCTGGTAAACCGACAGAAGAAGAGTGGAATATCATAAAAAAACATGCTGAAAATGGTTGTAAAATTGCTTCCTCATCTTCCGAGTTTGCTATTGTTGCAAAAGATATTCTCTATCATCATGAAAGGTGGGATGGTAACGGTTATCCCAGGGGGCTTAAAGGTGAAGAGATTCCATTTTTGGCTCGAATTATTAGCATCATAGATGCTTATGATGTGATGACAAATGAAAGGCCTTATAGTCCAGTTATTAGTAAAGAAGAAGCGTTGCAGGAGATAAAAGACTGTGCAGGTAGTCAGTTTGATCCAGATTTGGCTGAAAAGTTTGTTGAATTATTTTAGAAGAATAAAACTCTGGATGTTATTTTTGTGGCAGTAATGGAGATAATATTCTAGATAAAGTATAAGCATAATCCCCATCATCTGTCATATTAGAAAAATATATTGATTAGATATTCAGGTCAAGGATTCAGGTATATCT encodes:
- a CDS encoding diguanylate cyclase domain-containing protein; amino-acid sequence: MIKDLSELFEIIESVNAIIWEYNILDDNWDYVSPQSQTILGYKPEEWTDLDFWVNSIHPEDRNWAKDYCLSCTQKGEDHIFEYRFKKKTGGYIWLRDEVVIIMEAGSPVKLRGLMTDITELKERENKIKYLLYRDSLTELYNRRFFEEEIKRLDTKRQLPLSIIMADVNGLKLINDSLGHEKGDELLIKTSNLLKEVLREEDILARQGGDEFAVLLPKTNKDEAEKIVLRIKEKCRETINEEVAVSIGIGLATKIKPEQDINEVLRVADNIMYQSKLSESRSTKSKIVQSLVSTLEVKSNETKEHALRMTKLAFEFGEKLGLTNSELNRLSLLSTLHDIGKITISEKILKKPEELTVEEWKIIKEHPERGYKIANSSEEFALIAEEIYAHHERWDGSGYPKNLSGEGIPYLARIISIIDAYDVMTNGRQYKKVMSQKEALQEIKACSGSQFDPELAPSFIEMM
- a CDS encoding sensor domain-containing diguanylate cyclase — encoded protein: MEANYLQKELYDLIDNDKSVFDFIQSGSLDGIWYWDLESPENEWMSPKFWKILGYNPDEKKHLASEWQDIIFQEDLKLATENLEKHCADPDHPYDQIVRYRHKNGSTIWIRCRGLAIRDENGKAIRMLGAHTDITDLKRTEKEIHRLKEEYKKVFNGTQDAIFLMRVLENGEFRYVRNNLSHQNKTGILLEDIKNKSPQELLGKEKGDIVIKNYRKCLSARESITYEEELNLPGGDRIWLTTLTPIIKGNNVSHIVGSATDITERKRLELELEKHANYDNLTGLPNRKLFFEVLDRKILENERDNRKFALLFIDLDGFKDINDKYGHEVGDEVLIKVGEKLLKCIRKSDTVARMGGDEFTIILRNIKDKTTAENLVKKIHTVLQEVIYIGDNECNIGSSIGISIYPDHGKDSETLLRNADLSMYEIKRNGKSSYKFCVTT
- a CDS encoding HD domain-containing phosphohydrolase, whose product is MKTEVFLRGEDEFIEVAITDSAKPEISDEFLKKWQDILDIIADILGVSAALVMRITSDSIEVVLKSQNESNPYKAGASESLGHGLYCEAVIARNKDLYINNALKNQAWKDNPDLSSDMISYFGLPVNWPDNEVFGTVCILNDTEIKLDNNQRKLLNEFRNVIEDNLDLLVTQHELRSFFNIKSDLLCKTNIEGEFIKINSSWEDLLGYKPSEMKNMNFTDFIHPDDLESTQKAIEVIKNNQEITNFVNRFKDKDGSYHFIEWNSKVNGSYIYAAARDITEKKEKERKLNQIKELLKNLTDQAPGAIYQYQLFPDGSACFPYASKGIYEIYEVTPGEVMEDAEKAFSRIHPEDYQQLVNSINESADKLTPWHDIYRVVLPEQGLKWVEGNAVPEKLIDGSVLWHGNIRDITEQKMQLEFQKTLAEISSNLLEIDSSNLDRKIDQSLMKIGKFFNIDRSYIFQFSEENATVSNTHEWCREGIRSQKNELQNIRVDLFPWGMKKLSNNETINIKNVENMSGNQEAEKKLLKYLNLKSLVVMPIFIEDKLFGFFGFDSVKAKNEFSNEELRILKIFTDVITNAFSKYIDDERIRELTYNDDLTGLYNRRFFEKELERLNSKRQLPVSIIVADINGLKIINDSLGHEKGDQLLVKSAEILKEVTRQEDILARQGGDEFALLLPQTEKSEAEKIINRIKQKSKVTESEELTVSMALGTASKTEVEQDIYEILKIADNDMYQNKLSESRSTKSKIVQSLVNTLEVKSNETKEHALRMTKLSFDFGEELGLSNSEVNRLSLLSTLHDIGKTTIAEKILKKSGGLTDEEWNIIKRHPERGYRIANSSEEFALVAEEIYAHHERWDGSGYPRQLSGEDIPYLARIISIIDAYDVMTNGRPYKDSMSQKEALNEIERCAGSQFDPDLAASFIEMMVQE
- a CDS encoding PAS domain S-box protein, which produces MAEDLREIIKKQELLLETIDTQIWYLIDEETYGKVNKAHADFLGLNKSDIEHKKLRELLLEEEAEICRQGNKEVFNKKKKIETEEWAKNSEGQKKLLSITKNPKLNEQEEVEYVVCSAKDITDIKKKEEKLRDNKNLLSSILEVQNQLVAVLNLKGEIIKFNKACEKLTGYSFEEVRNKKIWEVLIKKNEIEEIKKVFRNLKAKNFPNKHENYWKTKTGELRLISWSNNVILDQNNEVKYIVATGDDITEKLWKERILKKSQQIANVGNWVLNLNKNILFWSDEIYRIFGLNPQEFEATYEAFLDTIHPDDRKKVNNAYTTSIENNEDTYEIEHRIIKHDNGQIRYVKEKCEHIKNDEGEIIRSLGIVQDITELKEKEKEIKYLLYKDQLTDLYNRRFIEEEMKRLDTERQLPISIFMVDINGLKLINDSLGHRKGDELLVKTADILKEAFRDEDIIARYGGDEFVILLPQTDRKTAQKVVGRIKRKCQKCSGDNLVVSLGVGLATKTSVKEDIFDILKEADDKMYQNKLLTSESKKNDIVSGLLNALGAKSDETKEHTMRMTRLANRLGESIGASEEQKDKLTLLATLHDIGKISISEEILTKPGKPTEEEWNIIKKHAENGCKIASSSSEFAIVAKDILYHHERWDGNGYPRGLKGEEIPFLARIISIIDAYDVMTNERPYSPVISKEEALQEIKDCAGSQFDPDLAEKFVELF